A window of bacterium genomic DNA:
AGGCGAAGAGCGTGAAGTAGTCCGCCTCGGCGCCGCGCATCTGCGCGTAGTCGCTCGTGTCGAGGTCGGAGTACTCGTAGACCATGGGATTGGTCGTGAGCTTGAGATTCTCGAAGGCGAAGGTGCCTTCGAAATCGGCCTTCGACCGCCAGTCCGGGGCGACGGGCGTGTTGTCGTAGGGCTCGCCGACGATGTCCGTGCCCAGCCAGGCCAGGGCGATATCGATCGAGTCGGTGGCCGAGCACATCGCGAACAGGAAGCCGCCGCCGTCCACGTACTGGCGAATGGTCAACGCAACGGCGTGCTTCTGCTGCCACACCGTGGCATAGCCCAGGGTCTTCGCCAGTTCCTCCTGGAAGTGCTTCTGCTCCAGGTACCACGGCTCGAGCCCGAAGCTGGCGTAGAACTTCCCGTACTGGCCGGTGAAGTCCTCGTGGTGCAGGTGCAGCCAGTCGTATTCGCGCAGGCGGCCGCCGAGGACATCCGTGTCGTACACCGTGTCGTAGGGAACGTCGGCATAGGTGAGGGCCATCGTCACCGCATCATCCCACGGCTGCATGTACGGCGGACTGTAGACGGCGATGCGCGGCGGCTTCTCCAGCAGCACGTCGTCCATGTTCTCCTGCGCGACCACGGCGCGGATGGCCGCAACATCATCATCACCCAGTTCCTCGAAATCGACACCCAGCAGCCGCGCATCGAGGCGCGCCCTCTGCGTGTCCTTCAGCAGGAAGCTGCCGCCGCGGTAGTTGAGCAGCCAGTTGACCTTGTCACCGGCCTGCAGCGTGTGGAAAGCGACACCGTAGGCACGCAGGTGGTTGCGCTGGACCAGGTCCATCGGCAGCAGCAGCCAGCGTTCGGCGCGCGCAGGAGCGGCGGCACCGGCCATCATCAACAGTGCCAGCAGGGCCAGCACCGGGTGCAGCGTGAACAAGGCAGGGCGCTTCCTCAACGCGGCAACCTCCTGAGTTCGTCCCGGACATCGTCGCTGAACAGGAAGCCGGGATACTGGGCCAGCAGCCGCTCCCATGCCTCGCGGGCCAGGTCGTTGCGGCCGTCCTCCAGCCGCAATCGCCCGAGCATCTGCAGCGCTGCGCCGGGAAAGCGCCCACGCGGGTGCTGCGCCACGATCGCCTCGAGCTGCGTTGCCGCCTCGTCGCGCCGGCCTGCCGCTACGAGTGCCTTGGCCAGTTCGAAGCGCCCACGCTCCAGCAGGTGCTGCGGTTCGGAAGTGTCAAGTCGCGCCGTCGCCT
This region includes:
- a CDS encoding asparagine synthetase B codes for the protein MMAGAAAPARAERWLLLPMDLVQRNHLRAYGVAFHTLQAGDKVNWLLNYRGGSFLLKDTQRARLDARLLGVDFEELGDDDVAAIRAVVAQENMDDVLLEKPPRIAVYSPPYMQPWDDAVTMALTYADVPYDTVYDTDVLGGRLREYDWLHLHHEDFTGQYGKFYASFGLEPWYLEQKHFQEELAKTLGYATVWQQKHAVALTIRQYVDGGGFLFAMCSATDSIDIALAWLGTDIVGEPYDNTPVAPDWRSKADFEGTFAFENLKLTTNPMVYEYSDLDTSDYAQMRGAEADYFTLFAFAAKYDPVPAMLTQNHVNVINGFLGQTTGFHQRFLKRSVVALAAVEGTDEVKYIHGKRGQGTFTFLGGHDPEDYQHRVGDEATDLDLYPTSPGYRLILNNVLFPAARQKPRKT